A DNA window from Bacillus carboniphilus contains the following coding sequences:
- a CDS encoding ABC transporter ATP-binding protein has translation MLEVRDVSFSYGPIQALKQVAFHVDKGEIVAMLGANGAGKTTLLKNISGLLKPSSGIIQFNGEDITPLEAEKIVQKKLIQVPEHRQVFSTMTVLDNLYLGAYHHYKSTGKKEIEEEVEKVFSLFPILKERKDQLGGTLSGGQQQMLAIARSIMAKPDLLLLDEPSLGLAPLIVKEVLQYVRNMRDEFGVTVLLIEQNVNASLKIADRGYVMAHGSIIKEGTSESLLNDTEVREAFLGHTLN, from the coding sequence TCCTATTCAGGCATTAAAGCAAGTTGCTTTTCATGTAGATAAAGGTGAAATTGTCGCTATGCTGGGAGCCAATGGAGCAGGAAAAACAACTTTGCTCAAGAACATTTCAGGGTTACTAAAACCATCTAGTGGGATAATTCAATTTAATGGTGAAGACATTACACCGCTTGAAGCGGAGAAAATTGTTCAAAAAAAGCTCATTCAAGTTCCAGAACATAGGCAAGTATTTAGTACGATGACGGTGTTAGATAATCTGTATCTAGGCGCATATCATCACTACAAAAGTACAGGGAAGAAAGAAATAGAGGAAGAAGTGGAAAAGGTATTTTCCTTGTTTCCTATTTTAAAAGAACGTAAAGATCAATTAGGTGGAACCCTCTCAGGAGGTCAACAACAAATGCTTGCCATTGCTAGATCTATAATGGCAAAACCTGATCTATTATTACTAGATGAACCATCATTAGGGTTAGCTCCTCTTATTGTGAAGGAAGTCCTGCAGTACGTCAGAAATATGCGTGATGAATTCGGAGTCACCGTTTTGTTAATTGAACAGAATGTAAACGCTTCCCTAAAAATAGCAGATAGAGGATATGTCATGGCTCATGGTTCCATTATCAAAGAGGGAACATCTGAATCCTTATTAAATGATACAGAAGTAAGAGAGGCATTTTTGGGGCACACATTGAATTAA